One Desulfobulbus propionicus DSM 2032 DNA segment encodes these proteins:
- a CDS encoding SAM hydrolase/SAM-dependent halogenase family protein has product MGRASAVITLTTDFGLLDPYAGQLKGALLTGCPDATIIDITHAIPAWDVVTAAVTIRTSYAFFPRSTVHLIVVDPGVGSQRAILAATGGGHFFVAPDNGILSLLVLDHKIETIHRVEHPDFFAAGVSPTFHGRDIMAPVAAALAQGTRLDHVGPPLAPADIKMAIVPATVAAAGCLQGQVLRIDHFGNVRTSIRAGGGRFDPTCFGFLEIGDQQIAQLVRTYNEAQSGTLFVLIDSSGYLEIAANQASAAQMIGCSVGDPITVHLVQK; this is encoded by the coding sequence ATGGGTAGAGCTTCAGCTGTCATCACCCTGACCACGGATTTTGGCCTGCTCGACCCGTATGCCGGCCAACTCAAGGGCGCGCTGCTCACCGGCTGCCCCGACGCCACCATTATCGACATCACCCATGCCATTCCCGCCTGGGATGTGGTCACCGCCGCCGTGACCATCCGGACAAGTTACGCCTTTTTCCCCCGCAGTACAGTCCATCTGATCGTGGTCGATCCGGGGGTGGGCAGCCAGCGCGCAATCCTCGCCGCTACAGGAGGCGGCCATTTCTTCGTAGCCCCGGACAACGGGATCCTCTCGCTGCTGGTGCTCGATCACAAGATCGAAACCATCCATCGAGTGGAGCATCCCGATTTCTTTGCCGCTGGCGTCAGCCCGACCTTCCATGGCCGTGACATCATGGCCCCGGTGGCAGCGGCCCTCGCCCAAGGAACCCGCCTGGATCATGTTGGCCCGCCGCTGGCCCCTGCGGACATCAAGATGGCGATCGTGCCGGCAACCGTTGCGGCGGCCGGCTGCCTCCAGGGGCAGGTGTTACGCATCGACCATTTCGGCAATGTACGCACTTCCATCCGGGCTGGCGGCGGCCGATTCGATCCCACGTGCTTCGGTTTTCTCGAGATCGGCGATCAGCAGATTGCCCAGCTGGTCAGAACCTACAACGAAGCACAGAGCGGAACCCTGTTCGTCCTTATCGACAGTTCCGGCTATCTCGAGATCGCCGCCAACCAGGCGAGCGCCGCCCAAATGATAGGTTGCTCGGTTGGCGATCCGATCACCGTCCATCTCGTTCAAAAATAA
- the hslV gene encoding ATP-dependent protease subunit HslV, producing the protein MQTPKIRSTTILAVRHQGRVVVAGDGQVTLGTTVIKHQARKVRRLYHDQVITGFAGSTADAFTLYDRLEQKLEQYNGNLMRAAVELAKDWRMDKMLRRLEAMLIAVDAKHSLLLSGTGDVIEADDGILAIGSGGPYAQAAAKALVAHSSLDAEAIARTALEIAGSICVYTNTNIVVESI; encoded by the coding sequence ATGCAGACACCGAAAATCCGCTCCACCACCATTCTTGCCGTGCGCCACCAGGGCCGGGTCGTTGTTGCCGGCGACGGTCAGGTGACCCTGGGGACCACCGTGATCAAACATCAGGCGCGCAAGGTCCGGCGCCTCTACCACGACCAGGTGATCACCGGTTTTGCCGGCTCCACCGCCGATGCGTTTACCCTGTACGACCGGCTGGAGCAGAAGCTGGAGCAGTACAACGGCAACCTGATGCGGGCTGCGGTCGAGTTGGCCAAGGACTGGCGCATGGATAAAATGCTGCGCCGTCTGGAGGCCATGCTGATCGCCGTGGATGCCAAGCACTCCCTTCTGCTTTCCGGCACCGGTGACGTCATCGAAGCTGACGACGGCATTCTCGCCATTGGTTCCGGCGGCCCCTATGCCCAAGCTGCGGCCAAGGCTCTGGTGGCCCATTCGTCGCTTGACGCCGAAGCCATTGCCCGCACCGCCCTAGAAATCGCCGGCTCGATCTGCGTCTACACCAACACCAATATCGTTGTCGAAAGTATATGA
- a CDS encoding tyrosine recombinase XerC, producing the protein MTDLVERFVRWLLVEKGYSPHTADGYQRDLLEFQRFCGGVLSPESITSSLVQAFVGSLYASNASASVARKLSALRTFFRFLLREKVIESDPVAGIVGPKLGHALPAFLTVDEVFSLLETPATSDRYWRRDRAVMEVLYATGMRVAELVGCNREDVDLAAEMVRVRGKGRKERLVPFGRAAHEALEQYLPEREALCIARVQRGRKPEQRALFLNGRGTRLSARSVERSIQTYALRAGIGVTVTPHALRHSFATHLLEMGADLRTVQELLGHVSLSTTQKYTHINIDHLSKVYDQAHPQAQKKQP; encoded by the coding sequence ATGACAGATCTGGTCGAACGATTCGTCCGCTGGCTGCTGGTGGAAAAAGGCTACTCGCCCCACACCGCCGACGGGTATCAGCGAGATCTCCTCGAATTTCAGCGGTTTTGTGGCGGTGTGCTCTCGCCCGAATCAATCACCTCCTCCCTGGTGCAAGCCTTTGTCGGCTCGCTCTACGCCAGCAACGCCAGTGCCTCGGTAGCGCGGAAATTGTCGGCGCTACGGACCTTTTTCCGCTTCCTCCTTCGCGAGAAGGTGATCGAATCCGATCCCGTGGCCGGCATCGTCGGCCCGAAACTCGGCCATGCCCTGCCCGCCTTCCTCACCGTGGACGAGGTATTCAGCCTGCTGGAAACGCCGGCGACCTCGGACCGTTACTGGCGCCGCGACCGAGCGGTGATGGAGGTGCTTTACGCCACTGGCATGCGGGTTGCCGAGTTGGTGGGCTGCAACCGCGAGGATGTCGACCTGGCGGCCGAGATGGTCCGGGTGCGAGGCAAGGGCCGCAAGGAGCGGCTGGTCCCCTTCGGTCGGGCTGCCCATGAAGCCCTGGAACAGTACCTGCCCGAACGCGAAGCGCTGTGCATCGCCCGTGTGCAGCGGGGACGGAAACCCGAGCAACGCGCCCTTTTCCTCAATGGTCGGGGTACCCGGCTGTCGGCCCGTAGCGTCGAGCGCTCCATCCAGACCTACGCTCTCCGGGCCGGCATCGGTGTCACGGTCACCCCCCATGCCCTGCGCCATTCCTTTGCCACCCACCTGCTGGAAATGGGCGCCGACCTGCGCACCGTTCAGGAGCTGCTCGGCCACGTCAGCTTGTCGACCACCCAGAAATACACTCACATCAACATCGATCACTTGTCCAAGGTCTACGACCAAGCCCATCCCCAGGCCCAAAAAAAACAGCCATGA
- the hslU gene encoding ATP-dependent protease ATPase subunit HslU: MKGINSLTPKETVAELDRYIIGQPEAKRSVAIALRNRWRRQQVQPPLREEIAPKNIIMIGPTGVGKTEIARRLAHLAQSPFLKVEASKFTEVGYVGRDVESMIRDLTQLAVNMVTKEEEAGVQEKAAALAEERLLDLLLPRTPGHGAGSSTPTASNVISLGYDGAEGRQEELRGQTTRERFREMLRRGELDDRVVELSVSAGGGTPVVEVFSASGMEEMQNSLQEAFSKFFPKKKQAKKMKVPQALEFLKREEAERLVDTESVTEKAIRRTEQSGIIFLDEIDKIASRGGTGSGSPDVSREGVQRDLLPIVEGTTVTTKYGPVKTDHILFIASGAFHLCKPSDLAPELQGRFPIRVNLHALGEEEFFRILTEPRNALIKQYTALLATEDIRLEFEEEAIREMARIAVQVNQKTEDIGARRLHTVIERVLDELSFDAPDRDDLAFTVTADYVRRQLTDISENEDLSRYIL, translated from the coding sequence ATGAAAGGCATCAATTCGCTCACCCCCAAGGAAACCGTCGCCGAACTCGACCGCTACATCATCGGCCAGCCGGAGGCCAAGCGTTCGGTGGCCATCGCCCTGCGCAACCGCTGGCGGCGGCAGCAGGTTCAGCCGCCACTGCGCGAGGAGATTGCGCCCAAGAACATCATCATGATCGGTCCGACCGGCGTGGGCAAGACCGAGATTGCCCGGCGGCTGGCGCACCTGGCCCAGAGCCCCTTCCTCAAGGTCGAGGCCTCCAAGTTCACCGAGGTCGGCTATGTCGGCCGCGACGTCGAGTCCATGATCCGCGATCTCACCCAGTTGGCAGTCAACATGGTGACCAAGGAGGAGGAAGCTGGAGTCCAGGAAAAGGCGGCTGCCCTCGCGGAGGAACGGCTTTTGGATTTGCTGCTGCCCCGCACTCCGGGCCATGGGGCGGGCTCATCAACCCCGACAGCTTCCAATGTGATCTCGCTGGGCTACGATGGCGCCGAAGGCCGGCAGGAGGAACTGCGCGGTCAGACCACCCGGGAGCGGTTTCGGGAAATGCTGCGCCGGGGCGAGTTGGACGACCGGGTGGTCGAGCTGTCGGTGTCGGCCGGCGGCGGCACTCCGGTGGTGGAGGTCTTTTCCGCTTCCGGCATGGAGGAAATGCAGAACTCGCTTCAGGAGGCTTTTTCCAAGTTCTTTCCCAAGAAGAAACAGGCCAAGAAAATGAAGGTGCCCCAAGCCCTGGAATTTCTCAAGCGGGAAGAAGCCGAGCGGCTGGTGGACACCGAGAGCGTCACCGAAAAGGCCATCCGCCGCACCGAGCAATCGGGTATCATCTTCCTCGACGAGATCGACAAGATCGCCTCGCGCGGCGGCACCGGTTCCGGCTCGCCCGATGTCTCCCGCGAGGGGGTGCAGCGCGACCTGCTGCCCATTGTCGAAGGCACCACCGTCACCACCAAGTATGGGCCGGTCAAGACCGACCACATCCTGTTCATCGCCAGCGGCGCCTTCCACCTGTGCAAGCCCTCGGACTTGGCCCCCGAACTCCAGGGCCGTTTTCCCATCCGGGTCAATCTCCATGCCCTTGGCGAGGAGGAATTTTTCCGCATCCTCACCGAACCGAGAAACGCGTTGATCAAACAATACACAGCTCTCCTGGCCACCGAGGATATCCGCCTGGAATTCGAGGAGGAGGCCATCCGGGAGATGGCAAGGATCGCGGTCCAGGTCAATCAAAAGACCGAGGACATTGGTGCCCGCCGGTTGCACACGGTCATCGAACGGGTACTCGACGAACTTTCCTTTGATGCCCCGGACCGAGACGACCTCGCCTTCACCGTCACCGCCGACTATGTGCGCCGGCAACTGACCGACATCTCGGAGAACGAGGATCTCAGCCGCTATATTCTCTGA
- the xseB gene encoding exodeoxyribonuclease VII small subunit, with the protein MAKKTFENALARLEQITDELEAGDLSLEKSLEKFNEGMALVQFCSGKIDEAKGQVELLLKKDGELAAVPFPEEDGGDRNLSE; encoded by the coding sequence ATGGCAAAAAAGACCTTCGAAAACGCGCTCGCCAGACTGGAGCAGATCACCGATGAGCTGGAAGCCGGCGATCTCAGCCTGGAAAAGAGTCTGGAAAAATTCAACGAAGGCATGGCGCTGGTGCAATTCTGCAGCGGCAAGATCGACGAGGCCAAAGGGCAGGTCGAACTGCTGCTGAAAAAGGATGGCGAGCTGGCGGCCGTGCCGTTTCCCGAGGAAGACGGTGGAGATCGCAACCTATCTGAATGA
- the dxs gene encoding 1-deoxy-D-xylulose-5-phosphate synthase: MLIVDSPTDRTSSLLATIDSPRDLRRLSLPQMELLAQELRETIIATVAETGGHLAPSLGVVELTMALHYVFDTPRDRLIWDVGHQAYAHKLLTGRRDRFATLRQYKGLSGFPKRGESGYDTVEAGHSSTSISYGLGMAAAKAMQEDDSRVVAIIGDGSMTAGMAFEGLNHAGDLGRNLVVILNDNEMSISKNVGALSSFLSRKLTGKTIRRLRDHIEDRLMALSSVGENILTVLRKSEESLKGFFTPGMLFEALKFKYIGPIPGHELEDLIATLENVRDHSHGPVLVHVITTKGKGYKPAETHPGDYHGVGPFDVATGTPKKNKNAAISYTKVFGDTLCRLARQDKRVVAITAAMPGGTGLLPFATEFPDRFFDVGIAEQHAVTFAAGLALEGLRPFFAVYSSFMQRALDQLIHDVCLPNLPVTIALDRSGVVGADGPTHHGVFDLSFLRFIPNLTVMAPKDEDELQQMLYTALTHSGPVVLRYPRGSGEGVPLAPSFAALEIGKGELLRQGTDVLLLPVGNRVYPALAAAELLEEQGVSAAVLNPRFVKPLDSELIATWAAQTGRVVTIEDNTVQGGFGSGVLQLLHQQGLSLPCTMLGYADTFIEHGPQATLWHNAGIDAEGIVRGALALLRS; encoded by the coding sequence ATGCTCATTGTGGATTCCCCGACAGACCGGACCAGTTCCCTGCTGGCCACCATTGATTCCCCCCGTGATCTGCGCCGCCTCAGCCTGCCGCAGATGGAACTGCTTGCCCAGGAACTGCGGGAAACCATCATCGCCACCGTGGCCGAAACCGGCGGCCATCTCGCCCCCAGTCTTGGGGTGGTCGAATTGACCATGGCCCTCCATTATGTGTTTGATACGCCGCGCGACCGATTGATATGGGATGTGGGCCACCAGGCCTATGCCCACAAATTGCTGACCGGTCGGCGGGACCGTTTCGCCACCCTCCGTCAGTACAAAGGGTTGAGTGGTTTTCCCAAGCGGGGCGAAAGCGGATACGATACGGTGGAAGCCGGACACAGTTCCACCTCGATTTCCTACGGACTGGGCATGGCAGCGGCCAAGGCAATGCAGGAAGACGACAGCCGGGTGGTGGCGATCATCGGCGACGGCTCGATGACCGCGGGCATGGCCTTTGAAGGCCTCAATCATGCCGGCGATCTGGGCCGTAATTTGGTCGTGATCCTCAACGACAACGAGATGTCGATCTCGAAAAACGTTGGCGCCCTGTCCAGTTTTCTCAGCCGCAAACTGACGGGCAAGACCATCCGCCGCCTGCGCGATCATATCGAGGACCGGTTGATGGCCCTGTCCTCGGTGGGCGAGAATATCTTGACCGTGCTGCGCAAGAGCGAAGAAAGCCTCAAGGGTTTTTTCACCCCGGGCATGCTGTTCGAGGCGTTGAAGTTCAAATATATCGGCCCGATTCCCGGTCATGAACTGGAAGATTTGATCGCCACCCTGGAAAACGTCCGCGATCACAGCCATGGTCCGGTGCTGGTGCATGTGATCACCACCAAGGGCAAGGGCTACAAGCCGGCTGAAACCCATCCCGGCGACTACCACGGCGTCGGTCCGTTCGACGTGGCCACCGGCACGCCGAAAAAGAACAAGAACGCCGCCATTTCCTACACCAAGGTGTTCGGCGATACGCTTTGTCGGCTGGCCCGGCAGGACAAGCGGGTGGTGGCGATCACCGCCGCCATGCCGGGCGGTACCGGCCTACTTCCCTTTGCCACAGAATTTCCCGACCGGTTTTTCGACGTCGGCATCGCCGAACAGCATGCGGTCACCTTTGCCGCCGGCTTGGCCTTGGAAGGCTTGCGTCCCTTCTTTGCCGTGTACTCCTCGTTCATGCAACGGGCTCTGGATCAATTGATCCACGACGTCTGCCTGCCCAACCTGCCGGTGACCATCGCCCTGGACCGCAGCGGCGTGGTCGGGGCCGATGGTCCCACCCATCATGGTGTCTTCGACCTGTCTTTCCTGCGCTTCATACCCAACCTGACGGTGATGGCGCCCAAGGACGAGGACGAACTACAACAAATGCTCTACACGGCGCTGACCCACAGCGGCCCGGTGGTGTTGCGCTATCCCCGCGGCAGCGGCGAAGGGGTGCCGCTTGCGCCGTCGTTTGCGGCGCTGGAAATCGGCAAGGGGGAACTCCTCCGGCAGGGCACGGATGTGTTGCTCCTGCCCGTGGGCAACCGGGTGTATCCCGCACTCGCGGCAGCGGAGCTTCTTGAGGAACAGGGAGTCAGCGCGGCAGTGCTCAATCCGCGCTTTGTCAAGCCGCTGGACAGCGAATTGATCGCCACTTGGGCCGCACAGACGGGCCGGGTCGTCACCATCGAAGACAACACCGTTCAAGGTGGGTTCGGCAGCGGTGTGCTGCAACTGCTCCATCAACAGGGCCTGTCGCTGCCGTGCACGATGCTCGGCTATGCGGACACCTTCATCGAGCATGGCCCGCAAGCCACCTTGTGGCACAATGCGGGGATCGACGCCGAGGGCATTGTGCGCGGTGCGCTGGCGTTGTTGCGTTCCTGA
- a CDS encoding polyprenyl synthetase family protein, whose protein sequence is MEIATYLNDQRQRVEDQLAALMLKPAGDFSQHIESMRYSLFVGGKRIRPILCLAGAEAVDSGEATRQRALSVACALECIHTYSLIHDDLPAMDDDDLRRGKPTNHTVFGEAAAILAGDGLLTFAFDLLSSQASADINDAARIRIIQTIARAAGPLGMVGGQSLDMIYEGQQVGYEMLRTIHRSKTGALITASVLSGAMVAGASAEQETALKTYGDNIGLAFQIVDDLLDVEATTEQLGKPAGSDLKSDKVTYPSLFGKETSRTMAREAVQEAIAALAAFDHQADPLRNLANFIVDRKK, encoded by the coding sequence GTGGAGATCGCAACCTATCTGAATGATCAGCGGCAGCGGGTGGAGGATCAGCTGGCCGCGCTGATGCTCAAACCTGCCGGTGATTTCAGCCAGCACATCGAATCGATGCGCTACAGCCTCTTTGTCGGCGGCAAACGGATTCGGCCCATTCTCTGTCTGGCCGGTGCCGAGGCCGTGGACAGCGGCGAGGCGACCCGTCAGCGTGCCCTGTCCGTGGCCTGTGCCCTGGAGTGCATCCACACCTACTCTCTCATTCACGACGACCTGCCGGCCATGGACGACGATGACCTGCGCCGGGGCAAACCGACCAATCACACAGTTTTTGGCGAGGCGGCGGCCATTCTCGCCGGCGACGGCCTGCTCACTTTTGCCTTTGACCTGCTTAGCAGCCAGGCGTCCGCTGACATCAACGACGCGGCCCGGATTCGCATCATCCAGACCATTGCCCGGGCGGCCGGCCCGCTGGGCATGGTCGGCGGCCAATCGCTGGACATGATCTACGAGGGGCAGCAGGTGGGCTACGAAATGCTGCGCACCATCCACCGCAGCAAGACCGGCGCGCTGATCACCGCCTCGGTGCTGAGCGGCGCCATGGTTGCCGGCGCCAGTGCCGAGCAGGAGACTGCCCTGAAAACCTATGGCGACAACATCGGTCTGGCCTTTCAGATCGTCGACGATCTGCTCGATGTCGAGGCCACCACCGAACAGTTGGGCAAACCAGCGGGCAGCGACCTCAAATCCGACAAAGTCACCTATCCTTCGCTTTTTGGCAAGGAAACCTCGCGCACCATGGCCAGGGAAGCGGTGCAAGAGGCCATCGCCGCCCTTGCCGCCTTTGACCACCAGGCCGATCCGCTCAGGAATCTGGCCAACTTCATTGTCGACCGTAAGAAATAA
- a CDS encoding zinc ribbon-containing (seleno)protein DG, with product MQHSIDPELNYCPRCHDEYRPDIQRCAACGVALQNGALVLAQMEAQKHKTTRSLKIEADEPLLAVRKGTVAQIKELQTRLMQRGLPSLAIKEGAGGCGCRGTELVLQVRESDLPEVMAVLEEEYRQSTGLDDHDTRFAGAVYDTQAAEAVCPACGHRFSTTATVCPGCGLCFV from the coding sequence ATGCAGCATTCCATTGATCCTGAGCTGAACTACTGTCCCCGCTGCCATGATGAGTATCGGCCGGACATTCAGAGATGTGCTGCCTGCGGGGTAGCCTTGCAGAACGGCGCGCTGGTGCTGGCACAAATGGAGGCTCAAAAACACAAGACCACACGGTCCCTGAAAATTGAGGCCGACGAACCGTTGCTCGCTGTCCGCAAAGGAACGGTGGCGCAGATCAAGGAACTACAAACCCGCCTCATGCAGCGGGGGCTTCCCTCCCTGGCGATCAAGGAGGGCGCAGGCGGCTGCGGTTGCCGCGGGACCGAGCTGGTGCTCCAAGTACGGGAGAGCGATCTGCCGGAGGTCATGGCGGTCCTTGAGGAGGAGTACCGCCAAAGCACGGGACTTGACGACCACGATACCCGCTTTGCCGGAGCAGTCTACGACACCCAGGCTGCCGAGGCGGTCTGCCCGGCCTGCGGGCACCGCTTTTCAACCACGGCGACCGTCTGTCCCGGTTGCGGTCTCTGTTTTGTCTGA
- a CDS encoding antibiotic biosynthesis monooxygenase family protein: MAVKVLIKRKVAENKVPELDKLLRKMRALTLNQPGYISGESFTRVDEPGVSMVISTWQSLDDWRQWTLSKERIDLQEQIDKLLGEPTRYEIFENA; this comes from the coding sequence ATGGCTGTCAAGGTTTTGATCAAGAGGAAGGTGGCGGAAAACAAGGTTCCGGAGCTGGATAAATTGCTCCGCAAAATGCGTGCGTTAACACTCAACCAGCCGGGCTATATTTCGGGAGAATCGTTTACCCGGGTTGATGAACCGGGCGTGAGCATGGTTATCAGCACCTGGCAGTCGCTTGATGACTGGCGGCAATGGACGTTAAGCAAGGAGCGGATTGATCTGCAAGAACAGATCGATAAACTGCTCGGAGAACCAACCCGATACGAAATATTCGAAAACGCCTGA